The Thermococcus sibiricus MM 739 DNA window CATAAATGGAGACTATACGACACTTCCAGTATTTGACAGACAAAAAATCCCAACTGGTGTAAAAATTGAGGGTCCTGCAATTTTAGAAGATCCAACCTCAACTGTTCTTGTATTAGACTTCCAAGAATTCGTGAAGGACAAGTATGGTAACATTACGATATCCACTAAGAGGAGGTGAAAGTAATGAGTGTTGATCCCTTTACTTTAGAAATAATAAAAAATGGACTAGTTGTGGCTAATGAGGAGATGTTTTGGGCATTTGCAAGAACTGCAAAAAGTCCTGTAATTTATGAGGTATATGACTTCGCAGTTGGAATGACTGATGCTGAGGGAAACCTTGTAGCCCAAGCTCCCGGAGTTCCAGCATTCTCTGGAGTACTGGATTTTGCAGCTAGGGAAGTGCTTGAAAAGTGGGGAGACGAGATTTATCCAGGAGACGTTTTTGTGAGCAATGTTCCATATAACTCTGGAACTCACTTAAACGACGTTACCCTAATAATGCCTATGTTCTATAAAGATGAACTCATAGGATTGGTATTAAACAAGGGGCACTGGAGCGAAGTAGGAGGAATGGCTTTTGGAAGTTGGAACCCCAACGCAACAGAAATCTACCAGGAGGGACTGCAACTTCCATGTGTAAAGCTATATGAGGAAGGAAAACCTAACAAGAGTGTAGTGGACATAATCCTCGAAAATTCCAGATTACCTGATTATACATATGGTGACATGGAAGCCCAAGCAGCCTCTATGAGAGTTGCTGCAAAAAGAGTTAAGAATCTTATTGAAAAATACGGCCTTGAAAATGTAAAGCTTGCTATGAAGAAAATACTAGAAGACGGAGAAAAATACGCAAGATTTAGATTAAAAGAACTTCCTAAGGGCGAATTTGAGGCTGAAGATTATATTGATGCAGCAATCGCAGGTACTGATGAGCCATTATATGTTAGAGCAAAAATCACAATTACGGATGAAAAGTTTATCGTTGACTTTACAGGAAGCGCTGAACAAGTTATGAGTCCAATAAACTCTCCGTTTCCAGCAACTGTTTCTGGAGTAAGAGAGGTTTATATGGCTATTATGGATCCTCATGCTTATCCAACTGGGGGGTTCTTTAAGCCGTTAGAGATAATTGCTCCGGAAGGCACAGTTTTCCATCCAATTAAACCAGCGCCCACTTCTACTGACTGGGAAGGAATAGCTTTTGCAACTGATTTGGTTTGGAGAGCCCTTGCTCCTCATGTCCCAGATAAGCTAACAGCTGGACACTTCCTCTCAATTATAGCTACAATTGTAGGAGGTATCAACGATAAAACTGGGGAACCATTTGCAATAGTAGAACCTCAGCCAGGGGGATGGGGTGCAGGATATGATATGGATGGAACAAGCTGTTTGGTAGCATGCGGGGATGGAGAAACATACATTGCTTCCACGGAAGTTTATGAAAGGAATTTCCCAATACTGGTAGAGAGATATATGGTTAACACTAAAGACGGGGTAGGACACGGAAAATTCAGGGGAGGTTTTGGAGTCATTAGAGATTACAGGATCCTCAATAGCCAAGCTTTGGTTACCATTCAGGTCGGTAGACATGATTTCCCGCCATGGAGTGTTGATGGAGGACTTTCTGGCCCTGGCAACAAGGTAATCATCTACAAAGACGGGAATGCCCAAGAGGTTCGTAGGATCTCTGCAGAAGTGTTCAAGAGAGGAGACTTGGTAAGCATTAGAACATCAGGTGGCGGTGGATGGGGGGATCCCTTAGAGAGAGATCCAAAGCTGGTACTCGAGGACTACAGAAATGAGTTGATAACCTTAGATGTCGCAGAAAAGATTTATGGCGTCGTTATAGATCCGGAGAAAATAGAAATTAACTGGGAAGCTACGGAAGAGTTAAGAAAGAATCTACGTCAGGAGAGGGGATAATTTGATGGATTACAAGAGAAGGATTCATAAGTTTCAGGCTCACTTTGGAAAGAAAGGCTTTGAAGGGGCACTTGTAGCCCCTGGTTCTAATTTCTATTATTTAACGGGTTTTAACCCACTTGGAACTCTTGAAAGGCTTTTTGTACTTATTCTACCGTCGGAAGGGCTTCTGACAGCAATTGCGCCGAGGTTGTATGAAAAAGAGCTTGAAGAATTCAATGGGGAGGTAGTACTCTGGAGTGACAGCGAAAACCCATACAAGATTTTTGCAACCAAGATTAAGGAGACTTTCAAAGAAGGTGAAAAGCTCTTGATAGACGACACTATGCCAGTTGGTGTTTTCCTAAAGGCAAAGGACATCTTTGATAAATACTCTTTACATCCTATAAGCCCAGTAATTTCAGAATTAAGGGAAATAAAAGACAAAGACGAAATTAAAGCACACAAAAAAGCGGCTGAAATTGTCGATAAAGTGTTTTATAGGTTCATAGAAGGAAAACTCGAGGGGAAGTCTGAGAGGGAGCTAGCAAATAGGATAGAATACATGATAAAAAATGAGTTCGGAGCTGACGATGTCTCATTTGAACCGATTGTCGCTTCAGGACCAAATGGAGCAAATCCACATCATAGACCATCACACAGAAAAATTCGAAAAGGAGACGTCGTTATTTTTGACTATGGAGCAAAGTATCTTGGGTACTGTTCTGACGTCACTAGAACAGTGGTAGTAGGACCGCCCTCCGAGGAGGTCAAAAAGGTTTATGAAATTGTCAAAGAAGCCCAAGAAACGGCTGTCCAGAAAGTTGCTGAAGGAATACCTGCGGAGGTTGTAGATGCCACAGCAAGAGGGATTATATCAAAATATGGCTACGGCGAGTACTTTATCCACAGAACGGGGCATGGGTTAGGAATAGATGTTCATGAAGAACCCTACATCTCTCCAGGGAATAAAAAGATTCTCAAAGACGGAATGGTATTTACAATTGAACCAGGGATTTATCTGCAGGGAAAATTTGGCGTTAGGATTGAAGATGATGTGGCCTTAGTAGATAAAAAGGGGATAAGGTTGACTAATGCGGATAGGGAATTGATCACGCTATAGTGTTTGGATGTTTGGGGGTGAAAAAATGGGAGAAGAAATGGGTTATGACGTACCTACAAAACCTATACCCTTAGAGAAGAGGGAGTCTTGGCTAAGTCCTGCAATAGTATATGCAGGATGTGAATTTACACTATCAGTTGTGATGGTTGGAGCAGGATTAGTAGGAGCCTTTACTGTGCAGAAAATAGCATTGTTACTAGCTGTAGCTCTCTTGGTGACT harbors:
- a CDS encoding hydantoinase B/oxoprolinase family protein; amino-acid sequence: MSVDPFTLEIIKNGLVVANEEMFWAFARTAKSPVIYEVYDFAVGMTDAEGNLVAQAPGVPAFSGVLDFAAREVLEKWGDEIYPGDVFVSNVPYNSGTHLNDVTLIMPMFYKDELIGLVLNKGHWSEVGGMAFGSWNPNATEIYQEGLQLPCVKLYEEGKPNKSVVDIILENSRLPDYTYGDMEAQAASMRVAAKRVKNLIEKYGLENVKLAMKKILEDGEKYARFRLKELPKGEFEAEDYIDAAIAGTDEPLYVRAKITITDEKFIVDFTGSAEQVMSPINSPFPATVSGVREVYMAIMDPHAYPTGGFFKPLEIIAPEGTVFHPIKPAPTSTDWEGIAFATDLVWRALAPHVPDKLTAGHFLSIIATIVGGINDKTGEPFAIVEPQPGGWGAGYDMDGTSCLVACGDGETYIASTEVYERNFPILVERYMVNTKDGVGHGKFRGGFGVIRDYRILNSQALVTIQVGRHDFPPWSVDGGLSGPGNKVIIYKDGNAQEVRRISAEVFKRGDLVSIRTSGGGGWGDPLERDPKLVLEDYRNELITLDVAEKIYGVVIDPEKIEINWEATEELRKNLRQERG
- a CDS encoding M24 family metallopeptidase, with translation MDYKRRIHKFQAHFGKKGFEGALVAPGSNFYYLTGFNPLGTLERLFVLILPSEGLLTAIAPRLYEKELEEFNGEVVLWSDSENPYKIFATKIKETFKEGEKLLIDDTMPVGVFLKAKDIFDKYSLHPISPVISELREIKDKDEIKAHKKAAEIVDKVFYRFIEGKLEGKSERELANRIEYMIKNEFGADDVSFEPIVASGPNGANPHHRPSHRKIRKGDVVIFDYGAKYLGYCSDVTRTVVVGPPSEEVKKVYEIVKEAQETAVQKVAEGIPAEVVDATARGIISKYGYGEYFIHRTGHGLGIDVHEEPYISPGNKKILKDGMVFTIEPGIYLQGKFGVRIEDDVALVDKKGIRLTNADRELITL